The genomic DNA gcctacctggttaaataaaatgaattataataaataaaataaaaaataaaatgaatagATGACGAACATTCATTTTTGGGCCGACGACAAAATAGTGATGAGTAAAATTGGAAGATCATGCACAGTTTCATAGGCCTTCCTAAGTCAACCACCACCCTGTGCTGCTTGCTCCTGCCTGCGACTGACCCCTGCGTCTTGAGGTTTCACACCCCACAGAGTGACAGCCATGGAGCTCCACTTCAATATCCTTCGGTAAAGGAACCATACAGCTTTGGTGTCTGTCTCTTTCCTTTAGTAGCCTACAATTGAAGATGTTGGCACACTTAGCTGTCGTTTCTCAAGGGATTTTCCTCCAGTCTCTTttccttctttaaaaaaaaagtacttTCGGAGGTTGGGGCTGCAATGCTCTGACAATGTTGAAAACACACCATCAGAAATGCGTTCAGGTCGACGAACCCTATTCCTGGTGTGGAACTCTTGCGTCCTCTGCTGACAGATAATGGAAATACCGGAAGTGGAATCGATTACTCTTTGATCAACAGCAGAAAGTCATGCCTGGTTGACATTTTCGACGCTCCGCAGTGGACGTCAGAACCAGAGCGACAGTGAGCTGTATGGATAACTAGGGGCATGTACTTGATTCAAATATGGAAAAAAAGAGGTTTAATATCAACCTAGACGACTCTGCCTTCACAAAAGAAAGAGCCCCGGTAAGTAAAAATCACTAATGAATGAGTTAGTTAATCGCCAGCTATGTTTCAAGGGTGTAGGCAAACTAACTATTCAATTCAGAGGGGCTTTataggcatgggaaacatatgtaaCATTGCCAAAAcatgtgaaataaacaatacacatacatgtacagtaaacatcacagaagttcaaaaaaaaaaaaaaagttcggtgtatgtatatatacggTGTtataacgatgtacaaatggttgaAGTACAAAAAAGGGACTATCCTAGTCTTGTTAGCGATCTATCCAAAGTTAGTAGTGCTGACCAAAGCTACAGTAGAGATATTTGGTGTCCTGAAACACTGTGGAAACGGGTCTATTTTCTGTCCAGATATTTTTATTTTGTTGCAGACAGACAACCGGTCCCTCAAACCTCTAGTCTTTTTGACATTAGTAAAGTAAAGTCAGCTCGCTAAATTACTAAGACGTAACGTTAATTGTTATTGTAGTTACACCTACAAGGAAGGTTGAAGGTAGCAAGTGGTTGAAAAATATTTTTCCCGTTGTGGGGTTTTGGACCTCGATACAATATTCATAACTTTCCATCTTGGCTGTGATTGTAGAGCGTTGCAATACACATTGCATATGTCACATGTTGGAGGACTGCATGGGCACATGGTTAAAAAAGCCACCCACCTGGGTTCTCTTGCAGGTGAAACCCCTATTCCAGCCCTCCTCTAAGGCAGGCCAGagtgcatcatcatcatcatcatcatcatcatcatcatcaaccaccTCTGAGACCAAAGCTCAGCCTGCACCCCCGTCGTCTGCTGGCCAACCACTATCCTACGCAGAGTTCATTGTCCAGAGCAAAGGCCATGCACCTCAGCGAGTCCCCTCAGCTCCACAGAGAGTGGAGCTGTCCAGGGCTGCTGCAGGAACGGGGACAGGGATAGATACAGACACTGGTAGTTTGAAGCAGGGTCCCAGTCAAGGAGCACAAGGTGGGCCTGATGTGACGTCGTCGTCGTCCTCTGTGGGGTGTGAGAGGCCTCGGGCCCAGGGGACAAAGGATCCGGGGtctggtggagagggagaggaggggcagagggCTGGGACTGAGCAGAAGCAGGGGGAGGGTCAAGGGTCAGAGGGCAGCAACATCCTAAGTCATCCTAAACCAGTGGGGTCTGGTAATAGTATCATAGTCAGCCCCAGACAGGTAAGAGTGATGGATGTAACTGAGTTTAATGTCTTTGTTCAGAGAGACCTTTACCAATAACTGTGGAAAGCTTTGAAGTGTTGTCTTACTAATTAATCTCCACACCTTGGTTGTTATTGTGCAGAGAGGAAACCCCATTCTGAAATTTGTGAGGAGTGTGCCTTGGGAGTTTGGAGAGGTGGTCCCCGACTATGTCCTGGGACAGACGACCTGCGCTCTCTTcctcaggtctgtgtgtgtgtgtgtgtgatgtggccTTTTCTGTTCCACTGAAACCTGTTATACATGCTCACCTCTCACCTAGTTAGTGAGTAGCCGCTAGCCACTTCTGTTCTTTTCTTGTTGTTTTATTCTGTGAACCTTTACACCTTCACGTAAATgttgctatgctatgctatgttaTGCAATGCTATGCTATGTAACGACTTCTCTGGAACAAACAATGGTGACATTTGCTGGTCATGTTCTGATGGAAGAGGTTTCCATAGTATCTCCCTCTTGTATTTGTGTCCGCGcttgttggtgttgtcctgatctgttggtgttgtcctgatctgttggtgttgtcctgatctgttggtgttgtcctgatctgttggtgttgttctgatctg from Oncorhynchus keta strain PuntledgeMale-10-30-2019 chromosome 7, Oket_V2, whole genome shotgun sequence includes the following:
- the ercc1 gene encoding DNA excision repair protein ERCC-1 yields the protein MEKKRFNINLDDSAFTKERAPVKPLFQPSSKAGQSASSSSSSSSSSSTTSETKAQPAPPSSAGQPLSYAEFIVQSKGHAPQRVPSAPQRVELSRAAAGTGTGIDTDTGSLKQGPSQGAQGGPDVTSSSSSVGCERPRAQGTKDPGSGGEGEEGQRAGTEQKQGEGQGSEGSNILSHPKPVGSGNSIIVSPRQRGNPILKFVRSVPWEFGEVVPDYVLGQTTCALFLSLRYHNLNPNYIHDRLKLLGQTFTLRVLLVLVDVKDPHHSLKELARICIMADCTLILAWSPEEAGRYLETYKSYEKKPADLLKEHVEKDYLSKVTDCLTTVKSVNKTDSITLLSTFSSLEGIITATKEDLVLCPGLGPQKARRLYDVLHQPFLKAKKKDS